One region of Streptomyces sp. CG4 genomic DNA includes:
- the mca gene encoding mycothiol conjugate amidase Mca → MTDQLRLMAVHAHPDDESSKGAATMAKYVSEGVDVLVVTCTGGERGSILNPKLQGDTYIEEHIHEVRKKEMDEAREILGIKQEWLGFVDSGLPEGDPLPPLPEGCFALEDVDKAAGELVRKIRAFRPQAITTYDENGGYPHPDHIMTHKISMVAFEGAADTEKYPESEFGPAYQPLKLYYNQGFNRPRTEALHQALLDRGLESPYGEWLKRWSEFERAERTLTTHIPCADFFEIRDKALIAHATQIDPDGGWFKVPMELQKEVWPTEEYELAKSLVDTSLPEDDLFAGIRDNA, encoded by the coding sequence TTGACTGACCAGCTGCGACTGATGGCCGTTCACGCGCACCCCGACGACGAGTCGAGCAAGGGCGCGGCCACCATGGCGAAGTACGTGTCCGAGGGGGTGGACGTGCTGGTGGTGACCTGCACCGGCGGAGAGCGCGGGTCCATCCTCAATCCCAAGCTCCAGGGCGACACGTACATCGAGGAGCACATCCACGAGGTGCGCAAGAAGGAGATGGACGAGGCCCGCGAGATTCTCGGGATCAAGCAGGAGTGGCTCGGCTTCGTCGACTCGGGCCTGCCCGAGGGCGACCCGCTGCCGCCGCTGCCCGAGGGCTGCTTCGCCCTGGAGGACGTGGACAAGGCGGCCGGCGAGCTGGTGCGCAAGATCCGCGCCTTCCGCCCGCAGGCGATCACCACCTACGACGAGAACGGCGGCTACCCGCACCCCGACCACATCATGACCCACAAGATCTCCATGGTGGCGTTCGAGGGCGCGGCGGACACCGAGAAGTACCCGGAGAGCGAGTTCGGCCCGGCCTACCAGCCGCTGAAGCTCTACTACAACCAGGGCTTCAACCGCCCCCGCACCGAGGCGCTGCACCAGGCGCTGCTCGACCGCGGCCTGGAGTCGCCGTACGGGGAGTGGCTCAAGCGCTGGAGCGAGTTCGAGCGTGCCGAGCGCACGCTGACCACGCACATTCCGTGCGCGGACTTCTTCGAGATCCGCGACAAGGCGCTGATCGCGCACGCCACGCAGATCGACCCCGACGGCGGCTGGTTCAAGGTGCCGATGGAGCTGCAGAAGGAGGTCTGGCCCACGGAGGAGTACGAACTGGCGAAGTCTCTCGTCGACACCTCCCTCCCCGAGGACGACCTCTTCGCGGGCATCCGCGACAATGCCTGA
- a CDS encoding DUF4307 domain-containing protein produces MSTASTRLPEGRYGRSSDERADRKLKIAGAVLGAALLALVGYFAYHYVVESRISAQVITFDATDNAVKVHLEVHKDSGTDGYCTLRSQAADGSEVGRADFRFTGSATRIDQVVTLRTTAKGTTAELLGCHTG; encoded by the coding sequence ATGAGTACGGCGAGCACGCGGCTGCCCGAGGGCCGCTACGGCCGCTCCTCGGACGAGCGTGCCGACCGCAAGCTCAAGATCGCCGGTGCGGTGCTCGGCGCCGCCCTGCTCGCACTGGTCGGCTACTTCGCCTACCACTATGTCGTCGAGAGCAGGATCAGCGCCCAGGTGATCACCTTCGACGCCACGGACAACGCGGTCAAGGTGCATCTGGAGGTCCACAAGGACTCCGGCACCGACGGCTACTGCACCCTGCGCTCGCAGGCGGCGGACGGCTCCGAGGTGGGCCGGGCCGACTTCCGCTTCACCGGGTCGGCCACGCGCATCGACCAGGTCGTCACGCTCCGTACGACGGCGAAGGGCACGACGGCCGAGCTGCTCGGCTGCCACACCGGGTGA
- the greA gene encoding transcription elongation factor GreA, whose product MTQTSENVTWLTQEAYNKLKDELEHLTGPARTEIAAKIAAAREEGDLRENGGYHAAKEEQGKQELRVRQLTQLLEKAQVGEAPASADGAVAPGMVVTIAFDGDEDDTLTFLLASREYASADIETYSPQSPLGAGVIGHKVGEDAAYELPNGKTASVKILKADPYSG is encoded by the coding sequence GTGACCCAGACCAGCGAGAACGTCACCTGGCTGACCCAGGAGGCGTACAACAAGCTCAAGGACGAGCTTGAGCACCTTACTGGTCCTGCGCGCACGGAGATCGCCGCCAAGATCGCGGCCGCGCGCGAGGAGGGCGACCTGCGTGAGAACGGCGGGTACCACGCGGCCAAGGAGGAGCAGGGCAAGCAGGAGCTGCGTGTGCGGCAGCTGACCCAGCTTCTTGAGAAGGCCCAGGTGGGCGAGGCTCCGGCCTCCGCCGACGGTGCCGTCGCGCCGGGCATGGTCGTCACGATCGCCTTCGACGGTGACGAGGACGACACGCTGACGTTCCTGCTCGCTTCCCGCGAGTACGCGAGCGCCGACATCGAGACGTACTCGCCGCAGTCCCCGCTCGGTGCCGGTGTCATCGGCCACAAGGTGGGCGAGGACGCGGCGTACGAACTGCCCAACGGCAAGACGGCCTCGGTGAAGATCCTGAAGGCCGATCCGTACTCGGGCTGA
- a CDS encoding DUF4097 domain-containing protein translates to MALAALTAGGLSACSTLSQKTFKDDTKVSQRVTSIRVDSRDGDVKVDASADASTVSVHRKVNYRGDKPSGTSFRVSNGVLTLSGCGRNCGVDYIVKVPAGLPVTGGSSNGDLTLSEVGTVDVHTSNGEIAVTNATGPVKLRTSNGDVDVKDVKGGGIDTQTSNGEVTIRTATPQNIQARTTSGNLTVTAPSAKYRISVNDSNGEKHVAFANDPSGTYGLDLSTTNGDVTVKSAA, encoded by the coding sequence GTGGCTCTGGCTGCTCTCACTGCCGGCGGGCTGTCCGCATGCTCGACGCTCAGCCAGAAGACCTTCAAGGACGACACCAAGGTGTCGCAGAGAGTCACCTCGATCCGTGTCGACAGCAGGGACGGGGATGTGAAGGTGGACGCTTCGGCCGACGCCTCCACCGTCTCCGTGCACCGCAAGGTCAACTACCGCGGTGACAAGCCGAGCGGTACGTCCTTCCGCGTCAGCAACGGCGTCCTGACGCTCTCCGGCTGCGGCAGGAACTGCGGTGTCGACTACATCGTCAAGGTGCCTGCCGGTCTTCCGGTGACGGGAGGCAGCTCCAACGGTGACCTCACACTGAGCGAAGTCGGCACGGTCGACGTGCACACGAGCAACGGTGAGATCGCGGTGACCAACGCGACCGGCCCGGTGAAGCTGCGTACGTCCAACGGTGACGTCGACGTCAAGGACGTCAAGGGCGGCGGCATCGACACGCAGACATCGAACGGCGAGGTGACGATCCGGACGGCCACCCCGCAGAACATCCAGGCCCGTACGACCAGCGGCAACCTCACGGTCACGGCACCGTCCGCCAAGTACCGGATCTCGGTGAACGACTCCAACGGCGAGAAGCACGTGGCGTTCGCGAATGACCCGTCAGGCACGTACGGCCTGGACCTGTCCACGACGAACGGTGACGTGACCGTGAAGTCGGCTGCCTAG
- a CDS encoding ABC transporter permease, with translation MSAVNDSLVIARRNLIRMTRIPEMVLFGLVQPVMFVVLFTYVFGGSMKIGNSTDPDVYKNFLMAGIFAQTVTFATAGAGAGIADDMHKGLIDRFRSLPMARGAVLTGRTLADLVQTAVTMVVLAVVALLVGWRAGSVGSTNVGKVLAAFGLLLLLGYAFTWIGAVIGLSVRTPEAATSGGLIWLFPVTFLSNAFVDSSKMTPWLRHIAEWNPFSATVQACRRLFGDPGVSPSHAWPMEHPVWASFLYSIAIIAVFRTLAVRKYRSAAG, from the coding sequence GTGAGTGCCGTGAACGATTCCCTGGTGATCGCCCGACGGAACCTGATCCGGATGACCCGAATTCCTGAGATGGTCCTGTTCGGCCTGGTCCAGCCGGTGATGTTCGTGGTCCTCTTCACGTACGTCTTCGGCGGATCGATGAAGATCGGCAACAGCACCGACCCGGACGTCTACAAGAACTTCCTGATGGCGGGGATCTTCGCGCAGACCGTCACGTTCGCCACGGCGGGCGCCGGTGCGGGCATCGCCGACGACATGCACAAGGGCCTCATCGACCGCTTCCGCTCCCTGCCGATGGCGCGCGGGGCGGTGCTCACCGGGCGTACCCTCGCCGACCTGGTGCAGACGGCGGTGACGATGGTGGTGCTGGCCGTGGTCGCCCTGCTGGTCGGCTGGCGGGCCGGATCGGTCGGCTCCACGAACGTCGGCAAGGTGCTCGCCGCCTTTGGTCTGCTGCTCCTCCTGGGGTACGCCTTCACCTGGATCGGCGCCGTCATCGGGCTCTCCGTGCGTACCCCGGAAGCGGCGACTTCGGGTGGTCTGATCTGGCTGTTCCCGGTGACCTTCCTGTCCAACGCCTTCGTGGACTCCAGCAAGATGACGCCCTGGCTGCGGCACATCGCCGAGTGGAACCCCTTCAGCGCCACCGTCCAGGCGTGCCGTCGGCTCTTCGGCGACCCCGGCGTCTCCCCCTCGCACGCCTGGCCCATGGAGCATCCGGTCTGGGCCTCGTTCCTCTACTCGATTGCGATCATCGCGGTCTTCCGCACGCTCGCGGTCCGCAAGTACCGCTCGGCGGCCGGTTGA
- a CDS encoding ATP-binding cassette domain-containing protein translates to MPGAIHAEGLVKTFGDVRALDGVDLDVPEGTVLGLLGPNGAGKTTTVRCLTTLLRPDSGKAVVAGVDVLKHPDTVRRSIGLSGQFAAVDEYLTGRENLQMVGQLYQMKHKAAKARAAELLEQFNLADAADRPAKTYSGGMRRRLDLAAALVVSPPVMFMDEPTTGLDPRNRQQLWEVIEQLVSGGTTLLLTTQYLEEADHLAHDIAVVDHGRVIAQGTSDQLKARTGGERVEVVVHERDHIASAAEVLRGFGKGEVTVEEHTRKLTVPVTGGAKLLAEIIRELDTRGIEMDDIGLRRPTLDDVFLSLTGHVAEAAGQDGQDGQDASHAKNGEEAAK, encoded by the coding sequence ATGCCAGGCGCCATCCATGCCGAAGGCCTGGTCAAGACCTTTGGTGACGTAAGGGCTCTCGACGGCGTAGACCTTGACGTGCCCGAGGGCACCGTCCTCGGCCTGCTCGGGCCGAACGGCGCCGGCAAGACGACGACCGTCCGCTGCCTGACGACCCTGCTGCGCCCCGACAGCGGCAAGGCGGTCGTGGCGGGCGTGGACGTGCTGAAGCATCCCGACACAGTGCGTCGCTCGATCGGCCTGTCCGGCCAGTTCGCCGCGGTCGACGAGTATCTGACCGGCCGGGAGAACCTGCAGATGGTCGGGCAGCTCTACCAGATGAAGCACAAGGCGGCCAAGGCGCGCGCTGCGGAGCTGCTGGAGCAGTTCAACCTCGCGGACGCCGCCGACCGCCCCGCCAAGACCTACTCCGGAGGCATGCGCCGCCGCCTCGACCTCGCCGCGGCCCTCGTGGTCTCGCCGCCGGTGATGTTCATGGACGAGCCGACGACCGGCCTCGACCCGCGCAACCGCCAGCAGCTGTGGGAGGTCATCGAACAGCTCGTCTCCGGCGGTACGACCCTGCTGCTGACCACCCAGTATCTGGAGGAGGCCGACCACCTCGCTCACGACATCGCGGTGGTCGACCACGGCCGGGTCATCGCCCAGGGCACCTCCGACCAGCTCAAGGCCCGCACCGGCGGCGAGCGCGTCGAGGTCGTGGTGCACGAGCGCGACCACATCGCGAGCGCCGCCGAGGTGCTGCGCGGCTTCGGCAAGGGCGAGGTCACGGTGGAGGAGCACACCCGCAAACTCACGGTCCCCGTCACCGGCGGCGCCAAGCTGCTCGCCGAGATCATCCGCGAGCTGGACACCCGCGGGATCGAGATGGACGACATCGGGCTGCGCCGCCCGACCCTGGACGACGTCTTCCTGTCGCTGACGGGGCACGTGGCCGAAGCCGCGGGCCAGGACGGCCAGGACGGCCAGGACGCGAGTCACGCGAAGAACGGCGAGGAGGCCGCGAAGTGA
- the ilvA gene encoding threonine ammonia-lyase — protein sequence MSYGTTDSLRSVTLDDVRGARKMLSGVARVTAMEGSRYLSQLIGAPVQLKCENLQRTGSFKLRGAYIRIAGLLPEERAAGVVAASAGNHAQGVALASALLGVHSTVFMPKGAPLPKISATRDYGAEVRLHGQVVDETLAAAEEYAAETGAVFIHPFDHPDIIAGQGTVGLEILEQCPEVRTIVVGIGGGGLAAGIAVAVKAIRPDVRIVGVQAEGAAAYPPSLAAGHPVSVENPATMADGIKVGRPGLVPFGIISDLVDEVRTVSEDQLSAALLLCLERAKLVVEPAGASPVAALLAAPDAFEGPVVAVLSGGNVDPVLMERVLRHGMAAQGRYLAVRLRLTDRPGALATLLGVLSVVDANVLDVSHVRTDPRLGLTEAEVELHLETKGPAHCAEVGQALRDAGYTVIV from the coding sequence ATGAGCTACGGCACGACTGACTCCTTGCGTTCCGTCACTCTCGACGATGTGCGCGGAGCCCGGAAGATGCTCTCGGGCGTCGCACGGGTGACGGCGATGGAGGGCAGTCGGTACCTGTCCCAGCTGATCGGTGCACCGGTGCAGCTGAAGTGCGAGAACCTTCAGCGGACCGGCTCGTTCAAGCTGCGCGGCGCCTACATCCGGATCGCCGGGCTGCTGCCGGAGGAGCGGGCGGCCGGGGTGGTGGCCGCGAGCGCCGGGAACCACGCGCAGGGCGTGGCGCTGGCCTCCGCGCTGCTCGGCGTGCACTCGACCGTGTTCATGCCGAAGGGCGCGCCGTTGCCGAAGATCAGCGCGACCCGGGACTACGGCGCCGAGGTGCGTCTGCACGGCCAGGTGGTCGACGAGACGCTGGCCGCCGCCGAGGAGTACGCGGCCGAGACCGGCGCGGTGTTCATCCACCCCTTCGACCACCCGGACATCATCGCCGGTCAGGGCACGGTCGGCCTGGAGATCCTGGAGCAGTGCCCGGAGGTGCGCACGATCGTCGTCGGGATCGGCGGCGGCGGGCTCGCGGCCGGGATCGCGGTGGCGGTGAAGGCGATACGGCCGGACGTCAGGATCGTCGGTGTGCAGGCGGAGGGCGCGGCGGCCTACCCGCCCTCGCTGGCCGCCGGGCACCCGGTGTCGGTGGAGAATCCGGCGACGATGGCCGACGGCATCAAGGTGGGGCGGCCGGGTCTGGTGCCGTTCGGGATCATCAGCGATCTGGTCGACGAGGTGCGCACCGTCAGCGAGGACCAGCTGTCGGCGGCGCTGCTGCTGTGCCTGGAGCGGGCCAAGCTGGTCGTGGAACCGGCCGGGGCGAGCCCGGTCGCGGCGCTGCTGGCCGCGCCGGACGCCTTCGAGGGGCCGGTCGTCGCGGTGCTCTCCGGCGGGAACGTGGACCCGGTCCTGATGGAGCGCGTGCTGCGGCACGGCATGGCCGCGCAGGGCCGCTACCTGGCCGTTCGGCTCCGGCTCACGGACCGCCCGGGCGCCCTCGCCACGCTGCTCGGGGTGTTGTCAGTCGTCGACGCCAATGTCCTCGACGTGAGCCACGTACGAACCGACCCCCGGCTCGGGCTCACGGAGGCGGAGGTGGAGCTGCACCTCGAGACGAAGGGCCCGGCACACTGCGCCGAGGTCGGCCAGGCCCTGCGGGACGCCGGTTACACGGTCATCGTCTAG
- a CDS encoding MarR family transcriptional regulator, which translates to MSMDMTTVGDTGLLDTLQHEVAVFARRAEQTRLGGVGQVRNSMDRAAYLLLNRLDKEGPMGVKALAASMGIDSSTVTRQVAPLVDTGLVKRTSHPEDGRAVVLQLSPRGVARLEEVRSSRRQLMAELTQDWAPEEREQFCTLLTRFNRALSARMTVQGPVSDQPPAS; encoded by the coding sequence ATGTCGATGGACATGACGACCGTCGGTGACACCGGTCTTCTCGACACCCTCCAGCACGAGGTGGCGGTGTTCGCCCGCCGTGCCGAACAGACGCGGCTCGGGGGTGTCGGGCAGGTGCGCAACTCCATGGACCGGGCGGCCTATCTGCTGCTCAACCGCCTCGACAAGGAAGGCCCGATGGGCGTCAAGGCGCTCGCCGCGAGCATGGGCATCGACTCCTCCACGGTCACCCGCCAGGTGGCTCCGCTGGTCGACACCGGGCTCGTCAAGCGCACCTCGCACCCCGAGGACGGGCGTGCCGTGGTGCTGCAGCTGTCCCCGCGCGGGGTGGCCCGGCTGGAGGAAGTGCGCTCCTCCCGGCGTCAGCTGATGGCCGAGCTGACGCAGGACTGGGCCCCGGAGGAGCGCGAGCAGTTCTGCACGCTCCTGACCCGCTTCAACCGCGCGCTGTCCGCCCGGATGACGGTGCAGGGGCCCGTGTCGGACCAGCCTCCGGCGTCCTGA
- a CDS encoding sigma factor-like helix-turn-helix DNA-binding protein, with product MRDRQVSRGTRRAREFEAFVAGAAGRLLHAATLLTAEAPDANPRARRLLAHALAHTYARWDRLHGEDPYDCARQYLATRFARATWHQYVHQYLHPYVAFGRARPDPRSPLAALTPQERLILVLRLYEGVAEEQTAALLGLPTERIHTMCDRATATLLHPARPTPPRTAGPKVAPS from the coding sequence GTGCGTGATCGGCAGGTGTCCCGAGGTACCCGCCGGGCCCGGGAGTTCGAGGCGTTCGTCGCGGGCGCGGCCGGGCGACTGCTGCATGCCGCCACACTGCTCACGGCGGAGGCGCCGGACGCCAACCCGCGCGCGCGGCGTCTGCTGGCACACGCGCTCGCCCACACCTACGCGCGCTGGGACCGGCTGCACGGCGAGGACCCGTACGACTGTGCCCGCCAGTACCTCGCCACGCGCTTCGCACGCGCGACCTGGCACCAGTACGTGCACCAGTACCTCCACCCGTACGTCGCTTTCGGCCGCGCCCGCCCGGATCCACGCAGCCCGCTCGCCGCGCTCACCCCGCAGGAACGACTGATCCTCGTACTGCGCCTCTACGAAGGCGTCGCCGAAGAACAGACGGCGGCCCTCCTCGGTCTGCCGACGGAACGCATTCACACCATGTGCGACCGCGCGACAGCCACCTTGCTGCATCCGGCCCGCCCGACGCCCCCGAGAACAGCGGGCCCGAAGGTGGCACCGTCGTGA